From Watersipora subatra chromosome 2, tzWatSuba1.1, whole genome shotgun sequence, one genomic window encodes:
- the LOC137388209 gene encoding uncharacterized protein, translating into MIDFLDKFTQAVENATHVIDIPAVDAFVHNLDLKVKDIGNLYNKIIETNENEKNPTHEQLLNEFQADVKSFKTQIQEQCQEESEILAEEKALEDAKRRMEEEMRAYTVKRQNLLRRMESSSVRVSRLSSPSIRATASSTPNTDRYESSSAPIAIDSINLREPQVGIGTRHILKAFTDNLAESFNAKMNSSTASVSKPNRKSVEPSIFSGDTLEFADWEVDMDAFVFEEGLTDREALRYLKKFVAGEAKKAIIGLLTYSSDNSYQEAREKLRDRYSMEGGIARILLKKLENWPNIRSGDGKKMREFGDFLDQVRRSMSSTEGLQILNTELYNERICQKLPDSAKFSWTQRVCRAKRMRTGNLSFSDFTEFVLEQADCYMSNIMASQSKDQKHDQPKSKGRYEERTNRRAASYQTERTRREPFCYFCNGNDKGHYTRDCRKLAEKSLKERKDFVHKKGLCFSCLNGKHRSSICNRKQTCSNCHRMHPTMLHDPDWKPTEKSDSQRNSSQQPTTSNQGKEQTKTKTCNSTGVYGQSSFSMMVPVYVSAGNNEKLVYALLDTLSDITFIDKQTAMEIGASGIPDTLNLETMNAISRSSTLRYEKLQIRGYLTDEISTIDAVERPEIKCHSDNIPTDEKCRKIPHLRSLARHLPPKLDIPIGLMIGKDSPEIITPLLTKRGEAGETSACKTMFGWTLCGGKLKTKLATSFKTDATLFPIVEQDFEDPGGKPLSQQDMQFLKILDEGIHQDPDGSYVMPLPFKSSSTPILPNNRHQAEQRLGLLKNKLLKDSAYEADYRKFMNTLFEKGFAEEVPVSEMVREDDNIEISKSAAEFLKDNFYVDDGMFSVDDIRTAKDLVNSAREICSKGNLRLHKYVSNEPAALADLPESEKETEAISFNSIMPTQRTLGVSWCLQSDQLCFTSNIDARPLSRRGILSTVAQVYDPIGLVSPFTLMGKNVLQDPKDFGTIKRAEHHHFADASEDGYGACSYIRLIDTTDRIHCALVLSKARVAPLNRTTIPRMELQGAVLATKLQGKLHEELRMPIDGVFFWTDSMIVLGYIRNETSRFSPFVANRATQIRHRTKPAQWNHVPGIVNPADMASRGATIHQLTNSHWFSGPDFLWKENLDDILLNQPTRFNVPASDPELRKTIRVDMNQVTYPIKVENFSKWDNLIRATAQLRAVAKRAKDKLKPIWKLEKMSREHSQDAEALLIRLDQQKYFHSEILDIQAHGKMKGRFSARMDTAGLRTAMYEICSIINGKPLTCSNLNNPDEGVITPHHLITMKPVSVPTHQEIGEVPDGEVYGKNMFEKTQRFADEFWRHWQDYLTKVETRQKWRNPCQNLKVGDVVAVVDENTWRSQWKVGAVDSVNTGRDGLVRSATVRISNPEQITRSGKRKGEPNMLYRPIQKLLLLNMSASSVAVVHCSFCQQTFAKKAGALANISKCPVCITLRKCPCCEHSMKINVKKCTNCGSSMDILTANKRSERLKKSFTYGKKQKKGPSHVKQKFDETVAYANGAGFGVVAFLVLPGGRPSFYEVIKGLKFPDEDCRLAFEAFANLIKAKQKDMYKPLTEETLTDSLDNHTTHYLDTTAADTAIATDTNAPTTTTTDSAMTNETTTATHSLTAPANITDSVATATDSPTAIPTHSLTAPATVTDSVTTATRSLMTPATITDSVITATDSSTAIPTHSLTAPATVTDSVTTATRSLMTPANITDSVTTATDSPTATATHSLMTASTVTDSKTRTTNTMTTSTDSGTKTKTDMTMTNQTYTTSSLSAKRKQQPLLTTSKKKAGDYSGRFNHRSTRRSEIETSTGEKPFQCTACSRRFAYRSSLTIHIRTHTGEKPFQCKTCSSRFAQRNTLTIHMATHTGEKSFQCKMCSSRFARRSIFAGHMRTHTGEKPFLCKICRSSFANRSSLTEHMRTHTGEKPF; encoded by the exons ATGATAGATTTCCTAGACAAGTTCACACAAGCTGTTGAAAATGCCACCCATGTCATTGATATACCTGCTGTTGATGCCTTTGTTCACAACCTTGATTTGAAAGTCAAAGATATAggcaatttatataataaaattattgaaacaaATGAAAATGAGAAGAACCCCACCCATGAACAACTCTTAAATGAATTTCAAGCGGATGTCAAGTCATTCAAAACCCAGATCCAGGAACAGTGCCAAGAAGAGAGTGAAATCCTAGCTGAAGAGAAGGCACTCGAAGATGCTAAAAGGAGAATGGAAGAAGAAATGCGAGCTTACACAGTGAAAAGACAAAATCTCCTGAGAAGGATGGAATCATCATCAGTAAGGGTAAGTCGTTTGAGCAGTCCAAGTATCAGGGCTACAGCATCTTCAACTCCAAACACAGACAGATACGAATCGTCCTCAGCACCAATTGCAATCGATAGCATCAACCTGAGG GAACCGCAAGTTGGAATTGGCACCCGCCACATCCTCAAAGCCTTCACCGACAACCTAGCAGAATCGTTCAATGCCAAAATGAACTCATCGACAGCTAGTGTGTCGAAGCCAAACAGGAAGTCCGTTGAACCGAGCATCTTTTCTGGCGATACCCTCGAATTTGCAGATTGGGAGGTAGATATGGATGCCTTCGTTTTCGAGGAAGGACTAACAGACAGGGAGGCCCTGCGATACCTGAAGAAATTTGTTGCAGGCGAAGCAAAAAAGGCCATAATCGGTTTATTGACATACAGTAGCGATAACTCCTATCAGGAAGCTCGTGAAAAACTGCGAGATCGATACAGTATGGAAGGCGGCATCGCAAGGATACTGTTGAAGAAGCTGGAAAACTGGCCAAACATACGCTCTGGAGACGGAAAGAAGATGAGAGAGTTCGGCGACTTCTTGGATCAAGTCAGAAGAAGCATGAGCTCCACAGAAGGCCTACAGATCCTCAACACTGAGCTATACAACGAGCGCATTTGCCAAAAGCTACCCGACAGTGCCAAGTTCTCTTGGACGCAGAGAGTATGTAGAGCTAAGCGAATGAGGACAGGAAATTTGTCATTTTCTGATTTCACAGAGTTTGTTCTCGAGCAAGCGGACTGCTACATGAGCAACATCATGGCATCACAGAGTAAGGATCAAAAGCATGATCAGCCTAAAAGTAAGGGCAGATATGAAGAGAGGACAAACAGAAGGGCTGCATCATACCAAACTGAACGAACAAGAAGAGAACCATTTTGCTACTTCTGCAACGGCAACGACAAAGGACACTACACAAGGGATTGCAGAAAACTGGCCGAgaaatcactaaaggaaagaaaagACTTTGTACACAAGAAGGGATTGTGCTTCTCTTGTCTGAACGGTAAACATAGATCAAGCATCTGTAACCGCAAGCAGACATGTTCTAACTGCCATAGAATGCACCCGACTATGTTACATGATCCCGACTGGAAGCCCACAGAAAAATCGGACTCACAACGAAATTCCAGCCAACAACCTACTACCAGCAACCAAGGCAAAGAACAAACAAAAACTAAGACATGCAATTCAACTGGAGTCTACGGACAATCTAGCTTCAGTATGATGGTACCAGTATATGTATCCGCTGGAAACAATGAAAAACTAGTGTATGCCCTCCTCGATACATTGTCCGACATCACCTTCATTGACAAGCAAACCGCAATGGAGATTGGAGCAAGTGGCATCCCCGACACCCTAAACCTAGAAACCATGAACGCCATAAGCCGATCATCCACATTGAGGTATGAAAAACTGCAAATCAGAGGATACCTAACCGATGAAATCTCAACAATTGACGCAGTTGAACGACCAGAAATAAAGTGCCACTCAGACAACATACCGACAGATGAGAAGTGCCGCAAGATACCACATTTAAGATCCCTTGCAAGGCATCTCCCACCAAAGCTGGACATCCCGATCGGACTGATGATAGGTAAAGACAGTCCAGAAATCATCACACCACTCCTGACAAAAAGAGGAGAAGCTGGGGAGACATCAGCTTGTAAGACGATGTTTGGATGGACACTATGCGGGGGTAAACTCAAAACCAAACTGGCAACAAGTTTTAAGACGGATGCCACACTCTTTCCCATAGTGGAACAAGACTTTGAAGACCCTGGAGGTAAGCCCCTGTCACAACAAGACATGCAATTTCTTAAAATCCTTGACGAAGGAATTCACCAAGATCCGGACGGGAGCTACGTCATGCCTCTGCCCTTCAAGTCATCATCAACGCCAATACTGCCAAACAACAGGCATCAAGCAGAGCAGAGACTCGGACTGCTCAAAAACAAACTCTTGAAGGACTCAGCATATGAAGCAGACTATCGAAAATTTATGAACACACTATTCGAAAAGGGATTTGCGGAGGAAGTCCCAGTCTCAGAGATGGTAAGAGAAGATG ACAACATAGAAATATCTAAAAGTGCGGCAGAATTCCTCAAAGACAACTTTTACGTGGACGACGGAATGTTCAGCGTGGATGACATCAGAACTGCCAAAGACTTGGTGAATTCAGCGAGGGAAATTTGCTCTAAAGGCAACCTTCGCCTACACAAGTATGTCAGTAATGAGCCCGCAGCTCTTGCCGATTTGCCAGAATCTGAGAAAGAGACGGAAGCTATCTCATTCAACAGCATCATGCCGACACAAAGAACACTTGGAGTTAGTTGGTGTCTACAGAGTGACCAGCTCTGCTTCACCAGCAATATCGACGCAAGACCACTCTCAAGACGCGGTATTCTCTCAACCGTAGCCCAGGTATATGATCCGATTGGTCTGGTTTCACCCTTTACCCTAATGGGAAAGAATGTGCTACAAGAT CCAAAGGATTTTGGAACTATCAAACGAGCCGAACATCATCACTTTGCGGACGCGAGTGAAGATGGTTATGGCGCATGCTCATACATCCGTCTTATCGATACCACAGATCGCATCCACTGCGCACTTGTCCTCTCAAAGGCTAGAGTGGCCCCCCTGAACCGAACGACCATACCTCGTATGGAGCTTCAAGGTGCGGTGCTAGCTACCAAGCTCCAAGGGAAACTGCATGAGGAACTGAGGATGCCAATAGACGGAGTGTTCTTCTGGACAGACAGCATGATTGTACTGGGCTATATCAGAAATGAAACATCAAGATTTTCTCCATTTGTAGCAAACAGAGCAACCCAAATTAGACACAGAACAAAGCCGGCACAATGGAACCACGTTCCTGGAATAGTCAACCCAGCTGATATGGCCTCCAGAGGCGCAACCATACATCAACTGACAAACTCTCACTGGTTTTCAGGCCCAGACTTCCTATGGAAGGAAAATCTTGACGACATCTTGCTCAATCAACCTACGCGCTTCAATGTTCCTGCATCAGATCCAGAACTGAGGAAAACTATTAGGGTAGATATGAACCAGGTTACCTACCCCATCAAAGTCGAAAACTTCTCAAAGTGGGACAATCTCATCAGGGCAACAGCACAACTACGTGCAGTCGCTAAACGAGCCAAGGACAAGCTGAAGCCAATCTGGAAACTTGAAAAAATGTCTAGAGAACATTCTCAAGATGCAGAGGCTCTTCTCATCAGGCTTGATCAACAAAAGTACTTCCATTCAGAAATACTGGACATCCAAGCACACGGAAAG ATGAAAGGCAGGTTTTCCGCAAGGATGGACACCGCCGGACTACGGACCGCCATGTACGAAATCTGCAGCATAATCAATGGGAAACCACTGACCTGTTCAAATCTGAACAATCCCGATGAAGGAGTTATAACCCCACATCATCTGATCACCATGAAGCCTGTGTCAGTACCTACACATCAGGAGATAGGTGAAGTGCCAGACGGCGAGGTATACGgaaaaaacatgtttgaaaAGACGCAACGTTTCGCCGATGAGTTCTGGCGCCACTGGCAGGACTACCTGACAAAGGTAGAGACTCGACAAAAATGGAGAAATCCATGCCAAAACCTTAAGGTGGGAGACGTTGTCGCAGTTGTTGATGAAAACACTTGGCGTAGTCAGTGGAAGGTGGGAGCCGTCGACTCCGTGAACACAGGTAGAGATGGGTTGGTCAGATCCGCTACTGTCAGAATCTCAAACCCAGAACAGATAACGCGTTCCGGCAAGCGGAAAGGGGAACCTAACATGCTTTACAGACCCATACAGAAACTACTGCTATTG AATATGTCTGCCAGCAGTGTTGCCGTTGTGCACTGCTCATTTTGCCAACAGACCTTTGCGAAGAAAGCTGGTGCACTGGCAAATATATCAAAATGTCCTGTCTGTA TTACATTAAGGAAATGTCCATGCTGTGAGCACAGCATGAAAATAAATGTCAAGAAATGCACCAACTGTG GTTCATCCATGGACATCTTAACGGCCAACAAACGGTCTGAGCGGCTAAAAAAAAGTTTCACTTATGGCAAAAAGCAGAAGAAAGGGCCATCTCATGTTAAACAGAAGTTTGATGAGACG GTTGCATATGCCAATGGCGCTGGATTTGGTGTTGTGGCTTTTTTGGTGTTGCCCGGTGGAAGGCCTTCATTTTATGAAGTGATAAAAGGCCTCAAGTTCCCAGATGAAGACTGCCGCTTAGCCTTCGAGGCTTTTGCAAACCTCATCAAAGCAAAAC AGAAAGATATGTATAAGCCATTAACTGAAGAGACACTGACTGACTCATTGGACAATCACACAACTCACTATCTTGACACCACTGCAGCTGACACTGCCATAGCTACCGATACTAACGCTCCGACTACTACCACTACGGATTCTGCTATGACCAACGAGACGACTACTGCTACACACTCCTTGACAGCCCCTGCTAATATTACAGACTCCGTGGCTACTGCTACAGACTCCCCAACCGCTATTCCTACACACTCCTTGACTGCCCCTGCTACTGTTACAGACTCCGTGACTACTGCTACACGCTCCTTGATGACCCCTGCTACTATTACAGACTCCGTGATTACTGCTACAGACTCCTCGACCGCTATTCCTACACACTCCTTGACTGCCCCTGCCACTGTTACAGACTCCGTGACTACTGCTACACGCTCCTTGATGACCCCTGCTAATATTACAGACTCCGTGACTACTGCTACAGACTCCCCGACCGCTACTGCTACACACTCCTTGATGACCGCTTCTACTGTTACAGACTCCAAAACAAGAACAACTAATACCATGACTACTTCAACTGATAGtggtacaaaaacaaaaactgacATGACCATGACTAATCAGACTTACACTACGTCCTCGCTGTCAGCGAAAAGGAAACAGCAACCATTATTGACAACTAGCAAGAAAAAAGCCG GTGATTATTCTGGTAGATTTAATCACCGCAGTACTCGGAGAAGCgaaattgagacttctacaggAGAGAAGCCTTTTCAGTGTACAGCGTGCAGTAGGAGGTTTGCCTATCGTAGTTCTCTAACGATTCACATaaggactcatactggagaaaagccATTTCAATGCAAGACTTGCAGTAGCAGGTTCGCTCAACGCAATACTCTAACAATTCACATGGCGACTCATACCGGAGAAAAATCATTTCAGTGTAAGATGTGCAGTAGTAGGTTTGCCCGTCGCAGTATTTTTGCAGGccacatgaggactcatactggagaaaaacctTTCCTATGCAAGATTTGCAGAAGTAGCTTTGCTAACCGTAGTTCCCTAACGGaacacatgaggactcatactggagagaaacCGTTTTAA